One genomic segment of Helianthus annuus cultivar XRQ/B chromosome 14, HanXRQr2.0-SUNRISE, whole genome shotgun sequence includes these proteins:
- the LOC110909001 gene encoding H/ACA ribonucleoprotein complex non-core subunit NAF1, whose amino-acid sequence MNTSEEVCGSKKLGDLIEEQIGKVCLTSDAELKEEANNSNNNIVDGVSDGPVDNGEVKTVVEDSEEEEDESSSSSSSSSSSSDDDDSEEEEDDDSEDESDEEEGVKGEGEMEEGEVKDEVIAWSDADDEDGDVVKGPIRSKNEVQDLPPVPPVTVTIQPHHQTLPVGAVLSIMGSQVVVEGVEVHNPLSEGSILWITESRSPLGVVDEIFGPVKNPYYIVRYNSETEIPTGLEQGSLISFVPEFADYVLNNNNLYKKGYDASGENDEELSEELEFSDDEKEAEYKRMMKMAKRGSAGEKNGRMKKDKKSKNRGGNWKNDQQPSSSGPNHGPTSGPNHGPNNGLNHGPNNGLNHGPNNGPTSRPTSGPYAFSQAPNIPSGVWPFGFSPIQPQNLGFPPNGLPSNVPPFMQQNFIQQPFQNPQFNTPPGQMFPGNFSLGIPPNFGAFASWPSGMPQNNFNQSQMGPPMVFAGLPQGVAMPNQLQMENNNSAVRPFVAVANGESSQKFNQGNGFSNRGGRKPFQRGGGRFRGGRNGPRSG is encoded by the exons ATGAACACTTCAGAAGAGGTTTGTGGGTCTAAAAAGTTAGGGGATTTGATTGAGGAACAGATTGGTAAGGTTTGTTTAACATCTGATGCTGAATTGAAGGAAGAAGcgaataatagtaataataatattgtGGATGGTGTAAGTGACGGTCCTGTTGATAATGGTGAAGTGAAAACTGTTGTGGAGGATTCTGAGGAGGAGGAGGATGAATcgagtagtagtagtagtagtagtagttcgagtagtgatgatgatgattcagaGGAGGAGGAAGATGATGATTCGGAGGATGAAAGTGATGAGGAAGAGGGTGTGAAAGGTGAGGGTGAAATGGAAGAAGGGGAGGTAAAAGATGAAGTAATTGCTTGGAGTGATGctgatgatgaagatggtgaTGTTGTCAAAGGCCCGATTCGGTCCAAGAATGAGGTTCAG GATCTCCCTCCGGTCCCTCCGGTGACTGTAACCATACAACCCCATCATCAGACACTTCCAGTTGGAGCTGTATTATCG ATTATGGGCTCTCAAGTGGTTGTGGAAGGAGTGGAGGTTCATAACCCTTTAAGCGAGGGCTCAATTCTATGGATCACAGAAAGCAGATCACCACTAGGGGTAGTGGATGAAATATTTGGACCCGTAAAGAATCCTTACTATATCGTTCGATACAACTCTGAAACCGAGATCCCTACTGGGCTCGAACAAGGCAGCTTGATCTCTTTTGTTCCTGAATTTGCAGATTATGTTCTAAACAATAACAATCTTTACAAAAAAGGATACGATGCGtctggtgaaaatgatgaagagtTATCTGAAGAGCTAGAGTTCTCGGATGATGAGAAGGAGGCCGAGTACAAGAGAATGATGAAAATGGCAAAGAGGGGATCGGCTGGAGAGAAAAATGGGCGTATGAAAAAGGATAAGAAGTCCAAAAACCGCGGTGGTAACTGGAAAAATGATCAACAGCCTTCGTCTAGTGGGCCTAACCATGGGCCTACAAGTGGTCCTAACCATGGGCCTAACAATGGGCTGAATCATGGGCCTAACAATGGGCTGAATCATGGGCCTAACAATGGGCCTACTAGCAGACCTACTAGTGGACCGTATGCGTTTTCACAGGCACCTAACATCCCTTCTGGAGTCTGGCCATTCGGGTTCTCACCAATTCAGCCACAAAATCTCGGGTTTCCTCCAAACGGGCTTCCTTCTAATGTACCACCGTTTATGCAACAGAACTTTATTCAGCAACCCTTTCAGAATCCACAATTCAACACTCCACCAGGCCAGATGTTTCCTGGCAACTTTTCTCTAGGTATTCCCCCCAATTTTGGTGCATTTGCGTCTTGGCCTTCAGGTATGCCTCAGAACAACTTCAACCAATCACAAATGGGCCCGCCAATGGTGTTCGCGGGCTTACCGCAAGGAGTTGCAATGCCTAATCAACTTCAAATGGAAAACAATAACAGTGCTGTGAGACCTTTTGTTGCTGTTGCAAATGGTGAAAGCTCTCAAAAATTTAATCAAGGCAACGGATTTTCAAATCGTGGAGGGAGAAAGCCGTTTCAAAGGGGTGGTGGTCGTTTCAGAGGGGGCAGAAATGGACCGCGATCAGGGTGA